In Pyrus communis chromosome 1, drPyrComm1.1, whole genome shotgun sequence, the following are encoded in one genomic region:
- the LOC137726144 gene encoding RING-H2 finger protein ATL64-like translates to MDFDARTPWIVSVTFLPFIAAFILLCVRALCNLYKERKRRLRQQAIDNDIASRNRRYLEQERVRRIQQDYIVVNIVPFPVNPPLPQASTVFMCTSATSSNATSDDCAICLDEFTEGQECRLLDDCKHSFHKLCIDEWLTTRKTYCPLCIAPVQITN, encoded by the coding sequence ATGGATTTCGACGCCCGTACGCCTTGGATTGTAAGTGTAACATTCCTACCTTTTATCGCCGCCTTCATATTACTATGCGTCCGGGCACTCTGCAACCTCTACAAGGAACGTAAAAGAAGGCTGCGCCAGCAAGCGATTGATAATGATATTGCATCAAGAAACCGGCGTTATCTTGAACAAGAACGAGTAAGACGTATACAGCAGGACTACATTGTGGTTAATATTGTTCCGTTTCCTGTGAACCCACCGCTGCCGCAGGCCTCAACTGTCTTCATGTGTACCAGTGCTACCAGTAGTAATGCTACTAGTGACGACTGTGCAATTTGCTTGGACGAGTTTACTGAGGGGCAAGAGTGTCGGTTGCTTGACGATTGTAAGCATTCGTTTCACAAGCTATGCATCGATGAATGGTTAACCACCAGGAAAACCTACTGTCCCCTTTGTATTGCTCCGGTTCAAATTACTAATTAG